The segment ACATTGATAGGTGCTATATTGAATATTCTTGGATTGGAAGAGGAGGTTTTTGAAAAGAAAAACGGAAAACTTTTCTCTGGAATGAGAGAGATAGTTGAGAGTGTTGATTTTGCTATCTATAACAAAACAAAAGGAGTATTAGATCTTAAAAGTACTATAGCCCTTCTATTTATAGTCGTGGGAATAAGAAAAGTGAGACAAAACCCTATTTTACCAAATGGAGTGAATCTATTATGGTGGGGATACAATATCATATCTAAGGGAGGAAATTAGTGAATAGTCTATTAAAATCAGCTTTTTTATACTTTAATAAAATAAAAGTGGTACATAGTATACCAGGAAGATTAAGACTTCAAATACCTGGTTTAGATAAAGTTCCAGAGGATATGAAAAAGTATGAAAACTATACAACCAGTATAATAAAAATGGAACCAGGAATAGAGGAGATTAGCTACTCATATATAACAAGTAAGGTTCTTGTAAAGTACAATCCGCAACTAACAAATGAGAAAAAAATAGTGGATTGGTTAAACTATGTATGGAAAAAAATTGTAGAAAATGAAGATGTTTACAGTAAGATGTCAGTAGAGGAGATAGAGAGAAATTTAGATAAATTCTATGAAATCTTATGTAAAGAATTAAAGAAAGGAAGATAGAATGAAGGGAAGAACTAGTGGTCACCTTTTATACTGTGAAGTAGTTCATAAGATAAGAGGGAGAGTTCGTATAAAGTCTAAGGCATTAAAGTATTTAGGAAGATTAAAATCTGAAGTTGAAAAGCAACTAGAACAGGTTAGATACATAGAGAGTGCTAAGATAAGTAGTGTAACTGGAACAGTAGTCATATATTTTGATGATATAAATGTAACTGATGATAACTTAATAGCCCTTATTCAAAATACTTTAAATGTTTACTTAGTAGAGATATACAAAAATGAGAAGATAGAGAATAGTAAGAATATAGTTATTGAGAGAAAACTACAAGAGGAGTCACCAGAAGAGATCATAAAAAAAATGACTGCAGCTGGAATATTTTTAGTTTATAATATCTTTAAAAAAGCTCCTGTAGCCCCAGTTTTAGGATTAAGAAGACTATTTAATCCAAATACCTTAGCTGTACTTTCATTAGCAGCTCCAGTAATCTCAAATGGTTTAGGTTCTCTAGTGAAAAATAAAAGACCTAATGCTGATACTTTAAGTTCTAGTGCAATAATTAGTAGCTTACTTTTAGGTAAGGAGAAAACAGCTCTAACCATTATGATAATGGAGGAGTTTGCTGAACTTCTTACTGTATATACTATGAAAAAAACTAGAGGGGCTATAAAGGATATGCTAAGCGTAGGAGAGAACTATGTTTGGAAGGTAATGGAAAATGGAAGTATCCAAAAAGTAGCTATTGAAGAAGTAAGCAAAGGAGATAAGATAGTTGTTCAAACAGGAGAGAAGATA is part of the Candidatus Fusobacterium pullicola genome and harbors:
- a CDS encoding cation transporter; this translates as MNSLLKSAFLYFNKIKVVHSIPGRLRLQIPGLDKVPEDMKKYENYTTSIIKMEPGIEEISYSYITSKVLVKYNPQLTNEKKIVDWLNYVWKKIVENEDVYSKMSVEEIERNLDKFYEILCKELKKGR